In Mesorhizobium sp. 113-3-3, a genomic segment contains:
- a CDS encoding mannitol dehydrogenase family protein yields the protein MVMTRSHLSDATLHKLPAGPKVPAYDRGRIAPGIVHLGVGAFHRAHQAAYVDECLAAGETEWGITGVSLRSPDTRDALTPQDGLYTLAIRSSGEEELRVIGSIQSMLVAPEDPGAVLAALTDPRTRIVTLTITEKAYLRAAGGGLDAAHPDIIHDLANPQLPKTAHGFLAEALARRLAAGTPPFTVLCCDNLPANGATLHRLLTEFAGLRDATLATAGDTGIADHIANHVAFPSSMVDRIVPATTDADRARIAGELGVDDAWPVMTEPFRQWVVEDNFSAGRPDWEKFGVTMVGDVGPFEDMKLRLLNGAHSGIAYLGLLSGHATVDRAFADPAIRQFVDGLWAEAIPTLPEDAGLDTSTYTAELAERFSNTALAHRTAQIANDGSQKLPQRIIASALECLEAGTEFVHLTLVVAAWIAACAARGKTLPENHFTDPLDAALTALLDQQLPANETVTAVFDLAGFAGDHAERQTLIELVAVHLVHLRRDGPTLAFAALGI from the coding sequence ATGGTGATGACCAGAAGCCATCTGTCCGACGCGACGCTACACAAGCTGCCCGCCGGCCCCAAAGTCCCTGCATATGACCGCGGCCGCATTGCTCCGGGCATCGTGCATCTCGGCGTCGGCGCCTTCCATCGCGCCCATCAGGCCGCCTATGTCGACGAGTGCCTTGCGGCGGGCGAAACGGAGTGGGGCATAACAGGCGTTTCCTTGCGCAGCCCCGACACGCGCGATGCGCTGACGCCGCAGGACGGGCTCTACACGCTGGCGATCCGCAGCAGCGGCGAGGAGGAGCTGCGGGTCATCGGCTCGATCCAGTCGATGCTGGTGGCGCCGGAAGATCCGGGCGCGGTGCTGGCCGCGCTGACCGATCCGCGCACCCGCATCGTCACGCTGACCATCACCGAAAAGGCCTATCTGCGGGCCGCGGGCGGCGGATTGGACGCCGCCCATCCCGACATCATCCACGATCTGGCCAATCCACAGTTGCCAAAGACGGCGCATGGCTTCCTCGCCGAGGCGCTTGCCCGAAGACTGGCCGCCGGCACACCGCCCTTCACCGTGCTGTGCTGCGACAACCTGCCGGCCAACGGCGCCACGCTGCACCGGCTGCTGACCGAATTCGCCGGATTGCGCGATGCCACGCTTGCCACGGCAGGCGACACTGGAATCGCCGACCATATCGCCAACCATGTCGCCTTCCCGTCGAGCATGGTCGACCGCATCGTGCCGGCAACCACCGACGCCGACCGGGCACGCATCGCCGGCGAACTCGGCGTCGACGATGCCTGGCCCGTGATGACCGAGCCGTTCCGCCAATGGGTGGTCGAGGACAATTTTTCCGCCGGCCGGCCGGACTGGGAAAAGTTCGGCGTCACCATGGTCGGCGATGTCGGCCCCTTCGAGGACATGAAGCTCAGGCTCCTCAACGGCGCGCATTCGGGCATCGCCTATCTCGGCCTGCTCAGCGGCCACGCCACGGTCGACCGCGCCTTCGCCGATCCGGCGATCCGGCAATTTGTCGATGGGTTGTGGGCAGAGGCCATCCCGACATTGCCGGAAGATGCCGGGCTCGACACATCGACCTACACAGCCGAGCTTGCCGAACGATTTTCAAACACCGCGCTCGCCCACCGCACGGCGCAGATCGCCAATGACGGCAGCCAGAAACTGCCGCAGCGCATCATCGCTTCCGCCCTCGAGTGCCTCGAAGCCGGCACCGAGTTCGTGCATCTCACGCTGGTGGTCGCGGCCTGGATCGCCGCCTGTGCCGCGCGCGGAAAAACCTTGCCCGAAAACCATTTCACCGATCCGCTAGACGCGGCGTTGACGGCACTTTTGGACCAGCAATTGCCGGCGAACGAAACCGTGACGGCCGTGTTCGACCTGGCCGGCTTCGCCGGAGACCATGCCGAGCGCCAGACGCTGATCGAACTCGTGGCCGTGCATCTCGTCCACCTGCGGCGCGATGGCCCGACATTGGCCTTCGCAGCCTTGGGCATATAA
- the uxaC gene encoding glucuronate isomerase, producing the protein MVALTDPDLLFPPEAHSRSLARDLYAGIKDLPIVSPHGHTDPRWYALNEPFPDPAQLLIVPDHYIFRMLFSQGVRLEDLGVATLDGAPVETDGRTIWRRFAEHYYLFRGTPTRLWFDHVLAHLFGIEEPLDAATADRHYDTTATVLQWENFRPRALFERFNIEVIATTEGALDDLKWHKMIRDSGWEGRVVTAYRPDAVVDPDFEGFSANLDRLGEITGCDTGSWAGYLDAHRQRRALFKSFGATSSDHGHPTAETANLSDAAAQELFNRVRRGSQDERERKLFRAQMLTEMAKMSRDDGLVLQIHPGSWRNHSPSIFQRFGRDKGFDIPTRTDYVTALKPLLDCVGLERDLTVILFTLDESSYARELAPLAGVYPALKLGPAWWFHDSPEGMRRFREMTTETAGFYNTVGFNDDTRAFPSIPARHDVARRVDCAFLARLVAEHRLREDEAHELARELAHTLAKKAYRL; encoded by the coding sequence ATGGTCGCGCTGACCGATCCGGACCTGCTGTTTCCGCCAGAAGCGCATTCGCGCTCGCTTGCCCGCGACCTCTACGCCGGCATCAAGGACCTGCCCATCGTCAGCCCGCACGGCCACACCGATCCGCGCTGGTATGCGCTGAACGAACCGTTCCCGGATCCGGCGCAACTGCTCATCGTGCCCGACCACTACATCTTCCGCATGCTGTTCAGCCAAGGCGTGAGGCTGGAGGATCTCGGCGTGGCGACGCTCGACGGTGCGCCGGTGGAGACCGACGGCAGGACGATCTGGCGGCGCTTTGCCGAGCATTATTACCTGTTTCGCGGCACGCCGACGCGGCTGTGGTTCGACCATGTGCTGGCGCATCTGTTCGGCATAGAAGAGCCGCTGGATGCAGCGACGGCCGACCGCCATTACGACACTACCGCGACGGTGCTGCAGTGGGAGAATTTCCGCCCGCGCGCCTTGTTCGAGCGCTTCAACATCGAGGTCATCGCCACGACCGAAGGCGCGCTCGACGATCTCAAATGGCACAAGATGATCCGCGACAGCGGCTGGGAGGGCCGCGTCGTCACCGCCTATCGGCCGGACGCGGTCGTCGATCCCGATTTCGAAGGTTTTTCGGCCAATCTCGACCGGCTTGGCGAGATCACCGGCTGCGATACCGGCAGCTGGGCCGGCTATCTCGACGCGCATCGGCAGCGGCGCGCCCTCTTCAAGAGTTTTGGCGCGACCTCGTCCGACCATGGCCATCCGACGGCGGAGACCGCCAATCTTTCCGACGCGGCGGCGCAGGAGCTGTTCAACCGCGTCCGCCGCGGCTCGCAGGACGAGCGCGAGCGTAAACTCTTCCGCGCCCAGATGCTGACCGAAATGGCCAAGATGAGCAGGGATGACGGGCTGGTGCTGCAGATCCACCCAGGCTCCTGGCGCAATCATTCGCCTTCCATTTTCCAGAGGTTCGGCCGCGACAAGGGTTTCGATATTCCGACGCGGACCGACTATGTGACGGCGCTGAAGCCGCTGCTCGACTGTGTCGGGCTGGAGCGGGACCTGACGGTGATCCTCTTTACGCTCGACGAGAGCAGCTACGCGCGCGAACTGGCGCCACTGGCCGGCGTTTACCCGGCGCTGAAGCTCGGCCCCGCCTGGTGGTTCCACGACAGTCCGGAAGGCATGCGCCGGTTTCGCGAGATGACGACGGAAACCGCCGGCTTCTACAACACTGTCGGCTTCAACGACGACACCCGTGCGTTTCCCTCGATCCCGGCCCGCCACGATGTGGCGCGGCGAGTCGACTGCGCCTTCCTCGCGCGCCTTGTCGCCGAGCACCGGCTGCGCGAGGACGAGGCGCATGAGCTGGCACGGGAATTGGCCCATACGCTGGCGAAGAAGGCGTACCGGCTTTGA
- the kduD gene encoding 2-dehydro-3-deoxy-D-gluconate 5-dehydrogenase KduD, which yields MNNTGIDLSAFGLAGKRILVTGANTGIGQGIVLSIARAGGVVIGVGRSPMDDTASKVAAIGGRFEAVSADLADTSAAGPMLDRVWDESGPLDGLVNNAGIIRRADAVDLTETDWDDVMDVNLKTVFLLCQSFARRALADGRRGKIVNIASVLSFQGGIRVASYTASKHGVLGITRLLACEWAAKGINVNAIAPGYVETNNTQALRADPDRSAAILGRIPAGRWGEPLDIGDAAVFLLARASDYMHGAAVPVDGGWLAR from the coding sequence GTGAACAATACCGGCATCGATCTCTCCGCCTTCGGCCTGGCCGGCAAGCGCATCCTGGTCACCGGCGCCAACACCGGCATCGGACAAGGCATTGTCCTTTCCATCGCCCGCGCCGGCGGTGTGGTGATCGGGGTTGGCCGCTCGCCGATGGACGATACGGCGAGCAAGGTGGCGGCCATTGGCGGCCGGTTCGAGGCGGTGAGCGCCGACCTTGCCGACACGTCGGCCGCCGGACCGATGCTCGATCGGGTGTGGGACGAAAGCGGGCCGCTCGACGGGCTGGTCAACAATGCCGGAATCATCCGGCGCGCCGATGCCGTCGATCTGACCGAGACCGACTGGGACGACGTCATGGACGTCAATTTGAAGACGGTCTTTCTGCTCTGCCAGTCGTTCGCCAGGCGCGCGCTTGCGGATGGCCGCCGGGGCAAGATCGTCAACATCGCTTCGGTGCTGAGTTTCCAGGGCGGCATCCGCGTCGCGTCCTACACCGCCTCGAAACATGGCGTGCTCGGCATTACCCGGCTGCTCGCCTGCGAATGGGCGGCCAAGGGCATCAACGTCAACGCCATCGCGCCGGGCTATGTCGAGACCAACAACACGCAGGCGCTGCGCGCCGATCCCGACCGCAGCGCCGCCATTCTCGGGCGCATCCCTGCCGGGCGCTGGGGCGAGCCGTTGGATATTGGCGATGCCGCCGTCTTCCTGCTGGCTCGGGCTTCCGACTACATGCATGGCGCGGCGGTGCCGGTGGATGGCGGCTGGCTGGCGCGGTGA
- a CDS encoding cupin domain-containing protein, protein MTKPKIFAHAGEGAWTPTPDGNRRRVLLSTDELMLVEFGFDRGGVGALHSHPHVQSSYVAEGRFEVTIDGETEILEAGGSFIVPSGLVHGVKALEAGRLVDSFTPRRADFLA, encoded by the coding sequence ATGACGAAGCCCAAGATCTTCGCGCATGCCGGCGAGGGCGCCTGGACGCCGACCCCCGACGGCAACAGGCGGCGTGTTCTCCTCTCGACCGATGAGCTGATGCTGGTCGAGTTCGGCTTCGACAGGGGCGGTGTCGGCGCCTTGCATTCGCATCCGCATGTCCAGTCTAGCTATGTCGCCGAGGGCCGTTTCGAGGTGACCATAGACGGTGAAACCGAAATCCTCGAGGCGGGCGGCAGCTTCATCGTGCCGTCCGGCCTCGTGCATGGCGTCAAGGCGCTGGAAGCGGGACGGCTGGTCGACAGTTTTACCCCGCGCCGGGCTGATTTCCTCGCCTGA
- a CDS encoding coniferyl aldehyde dehydrogenase, producing MLQVRQDVLGERFRLQRAAFERQPFPDLSVRKDRLKRLLALTERHEADICAAIDADFGGRSAHETRLAELFVVRAGIRHTLSHVKGWMRERRVATTLPFLPGRNRLLPQPLGVVGIVSPWNYPFQLAVAPVTAALAAGNRVLVKPSELTPAFSALLARLASEHFAPDELSVITGDAEMGKAFVSMPFDHLLFTGSTPVGRQVAIAAAANLTPVTLELGGKSPAIFDPSCDLDAATASIAYGKLLNAGQTCIAPDYLLVPKGQAGTVAAKLATAVARLYPTLRDNPDYTAIISDRHLQRLRAMIAEAREAGADVTEINPAGEDLGTASRKLLPTLVRNAGPDLRLMREEIFGPVLPIVEYGTVDEAISHVNQADRPLALYWFGNDSTNRQRILRETVAGGVTINDCMLHLVQENQPFGGVGASGMGAYHGQWGFRTFSKEKPVFLQSRLSAGALLRPPYGKTFERLFGLLRRIT from the coding sequence ATGCTGCAGGTGAGACAGGATGTCCTCGGCGAGCGATTCCGCTTGCAGCGCGCCGCCTTCGAGAGGCAGCCCTTTCCGGACCTCAGCGTGCGAAAGGACCGGCTGAAACGCCTGCTGGCCCTGACCGAGCGGCATGAGGCCGACATCTGCGCCGCGATAGACGCCGACTTTGGCGGCCGCTCGGCGCACGAGACGCGCCTTGCCGAACTGTTTGTCGTGCGCGCCGGCATTCGCCATACGCTTTCCCATGTGAAAGGCTGGATGCGGGAGCGTCGCGTCGCCACCACCTTGCCGTTCCTGCCGGGGCGAAACCGGCTCCTGCCGCAGCCGCTTGGCGTGGTCGGCATCGTCTCGCCGTGGAATTACCCGTTCCAGCTTGCCGTCGCGCCGGTCACGGCAGCGCTCGCCGCCGGCAACCGCGTGCTGGTCAAGCCGTCTGAACTGACACCGGCCTTCTCGGCGCTGCTCGCCAGGCTGGCCAGCGAGCACTTCGCCCCCGATGAGCTCAGCGTCATCACCGGCGACGCCGAGATGGGCAAGGCTTTCGTGTCGATGCCGTTCGATCATCTGCTGTTCACCGGCTCGACCCCGGTCGGCCGCCAGGTCGCGATCGCCGCGGCCGCCAACCTGACCCCGGTCACGCTCGAACTCGGCGGCAAGTCGCCGGCGATCTTCGATCCCTCCTGCGATCTCGACGCGGCAACGGCCAGCATCGCCTATGGCAAGCTGCTCAATGCCGGGCAGACCTGCATCGCGCCCGACTATCTGCTGGTGCCCAAGGGGCAGGCAGGCACGGTCGCCGCGAAACTCGCAACCGCTGTGGCGCGGCTCTACCCAACGCTCCGCGACAACCCCGACTATACCGCCATCATCAGCGACCGGCACCTTCAGCGCCTGCGCGCCATGATCGCGGAAGCCCGCGAGGCCGGTGCTGATGTCACCGAAATCAACCCGGCCGGCGAAGATCTCGGCACCGCGAGCCGCAAGCTTCTGCCGACCCTGGTTCGAAACGCCGGACCTGACCTGCGGCTGATGCGTGAGGAGATTTTCGGCCCGGTTCTGCCGATCGTCGAATACGGCACCGTCGACGAGGCGATCAGCCATGTGAACCAGGCCGACCGGCCGCTGGCGCTCTACTGGTTCGGCAATGACAGCACCAACCGCCAGCGCATCTTGCGCGAGACGGTCGCCGGCGGCGTCACCATCAACGACTGCATGCTGCATCTGGTGCAGGAGAACCAGCCTTTCGGCGGTGTCGGCGCCAGCGGCATGGGCGCCTATCACGGGCAATGGGGTTTCCGCACCTTCAGCAAGGAGAAGCCGGTTTTCCTGCAGTCGCGCTTGAGCGCCGGCGCCCTGCTGCGACCGCCCTACGGCAAGACGTTCGAGCGGCTTTTCGGCTTGCTTCGACGGATCACCTGA
- a CDS encoding TetR/AcrR family transcriptional regulator, translating into MAKPISSLVKTRRRLSRQDRHEQLVRVAWQLVREEGTEALSLGRLAERAEIAKPVVYDHFGTRAGLLAVLYQDFDARQTRLMDVALEDSDPTLESKATVIASSYVDCVLLQGREIPGVIAALAGSPELERIKRDYRAGFIEKCRRVLAPFTGDAGIATAGLWAMLGAADAVSEAAAMGDISAGQARDELYEIILSLAARSLHGEARMAPSPATSVPPLDSFTR; encoded by the coding sequence GTGGCAAAACCGATTTCATCGCTGGTGAAAACCAGACGCCGCCTGTCGCGGCAGGACCGGCACGAGCAGCTTGTTCGCGTCGCCTGGCAATTGGTGCGGGAGGAAGGAACAGAGGCGCTTTCGCTTGGCCGTCTGGCGGAGCGGGCTGAAATCGCCAAGCCGGTCGTCTACGATCATTTCGGCACACGCGCCGGCCTGCTGGCCGTGCTCTACCAGGATTTCGACGCGCGCCAGACCAGACTCATGGATGTCGCGCTGGAGGACAGCGACCCGACACTGGAAAGCAAGGCCACCGTCATCGCATCCTCCTATGTCGATTGCGTCCTGCTCCAGGGCCGGGAGATCCCAGGCGTGATCGCCGCCCTTGCCGGCTCCCCTGAACTCGAAAGGATCAAGCGCGACTATCGCGCAGGCTTCATCGAAAAGTGCCGCCGCGTGCTGGCCCCTTTCACCGGAGATGCCGGAATTGCAACAGCCGGCCTGTGGGCAATGCTGGGGGCAGCGGATGCCGTGTCGGAAGCCGCTGCGATGGGAGACATCAGCGCCGGCCAGGCCCGGGACGAACTGTACGAAATAATCCTGTCTCTTGCCGCCAGAAGCTTGCACGGGGAGGCTCGGATGGCACCTTCCCCAGCGACATCTGTACCTCCGCTGGATTCCTTCACACGCTAG
- a CDS encoding NAD(P)H-dependent oxidoreductase encodes MHALIVVAHPNSNSFTHALGRRVAEGISKSDSLHTFEFADLAAEQFDPRFTASDIGVHLRQGPTSDDIAAEQARIDRADALVLVYPVYWWSMPALLKGWIERVFANGWAYDEGAEGRLVKKLQRLPVHLIASAGANQRTYARHGYFGAMKTQIDHGIFDYCGARVVTSELLIQPDAQDLNALLETAERIGRWVFGRQRQDGVTKAA; translated from the coding sequence ATGCATGCTCTCATTGTTGTCGCACACCCCAATTCCAACTCCTTCACCCACGCACTGGGCAGGCGTGTTGCCGAGGGCATCTCCAAGTCAGATTCGCTGCACACTTTTGAATTTGCCGATCTGGCCGCCGAACAATTCGATCCGCGCTTCACGGCCAGCGATATCGGTGTCCACCTTCGGCAGGGGCCGACGTCGGACGACATTGCCGCTGAGCAGGCACGCATCGACCGGGCGGATGCGCTGGTGCTGGTCTACCCCGTCTACTGGTGGTCCATGCCGGCTTTGCTCAAGGGGTGGATCGAACGCGTCTTCGCCAATGGCTGGGCCTATGACGAGGGCGCAGAGGGGAGACTGGTCAAGAAGCTTCAACGTCTCCCGGTACACCTGATCGCCAGCGCCGGCGCCAATCAGCGGACCTATGCGCGCCACGGCTATTTCGGCGCCATGAAGACGCAGATCGACCACGGCATCTTTGACTATTGCGGTGCCCGCGTCGTCACCTCGGAGTTGCTGATCCAGCCCGATGCCCAGGATCTGAATGCGCTGCTGGAAACGGCGGAGCGCATCGGGCGCTGGGTTTTTGGCCGGCAGAGGCAGGACGGCGTGACCAAGGCGGCGTGA
- the recQ gene encoding DNA helicase RecQ, which yields MSAQAASVRAEDPKRRVLKDVFGFDDFRPGQADVMDALLGGRHVLAVMPTGAGKSLCYQVPALVMGGLTLVVSPLVALMQDQVAALRLAGVGADTINSSLDREANVAAWRRVASGQTRLLYLAPERLMTERMLEALSRLDISLIAIDEAHCISQWGPAFRPEYEDLSRLRHIFPNVPIIAVTATADESTRSDIEARLFAERVETLVLGFDRPNIKLAIESKQDSKRQLLRFIERHPGKSGIVYCLSRKKTEEMAAFLEKNGVTALAYHAGMSKEAREANQNAFMTLSGVVMVATIAFGMGIDKPDVAYVFHTDMPGSLEAYYQEIGRAGRDGRKAEAHMLYGLGDIRMRRLFIDDEDAAVEHKRRAHRRLDTLIGYCETAQCRRQVLLGYFGEEAEPCGNCDNCLNQVPRADGAAEARIILAAVAQSGERFGAAHVIDILLGHETEKILARGHQRLASFGGGAAHKKDLWLSLIRQLVAGGFLEPDPSGHGGLAIAEKGHALGRGEVPFHYRVEMRSRALRKMRAAEGANAEGVDASLLATLKTLRLRLAKERQVPAYVVFSDRTLIDMAERRPRDLDAFAEVNGVGGAKLKEFGEIFLKAIAGHQSGPSS from the coding sequence ATGTCGGCACAGGCAGCGAGTGTCCGGGCCGAGGATCCCAAGCGGCGCGTCCTGAAGGACGTGTTCGGCTTCGACGATTTCCGCCCCGGCCAGGCCGATGTCATGGACGCGCTGCTCGGCGGGCGCCATGTGCTGGCCGTGATGCCGACAGGTGCGGGCAAGTCGCTCTGCTACCAGGTGCCGGCGCTGGTCATGGGCGGGCTTACCCTCGTCGTTTCGCCGCTCGTGGCGCTGATGCAGGATCAGGTCGCCGCCTTGCGGCTGGCCGGCGTTGGCGCCGATACGATCAATTCCTCGCTCGACCGCGAAGCCAATGTCGCGGCCTGGCGCCGCGTGGCATCCGGCCAGACGCGGCTGCTCTATCTGGCGCCGGAGCGGCTGATGACAGAGCGCATGCTTGAGGCGCTCTCGAGGCTCGACATCAGCCTGATCGCCATCGACGAGGCGCATTGCATCTCGCAATGGGGACCGGCGTTCCGGCCTGAGTATGAGGATTTGTCGCGGCTGCGGCACATCTTCCCCAACGTGCCGATCATCGCGGTGACGGCGACGGCGGACGAGAGCACGCGCAGCGACATCGAAGCCAGGTTGTTCGCCGAGCGGGTCGAAACGCTGGTGCTGGGTTTCGACCGGCCCAACATCAAGCTCGCCATCGAATCCAAGCAGGACAGCAAGCGGCAATTGCTGCGTTTCATCGAGCGTCATCCAGGCAAGAGCGGCATCGTCTACTGCCTGTCGCGCAAGAAGACCGAGGAGATGGCGGCCTTCCTCGAGAAGAACGGCGTCACCGCGCTCGCCTACCATGCCGGCATGAGCAAGGAGGCGCGCGAGGCCAATCAAAACGCGTTCATGACGCTGTCCGGCGTCGTCATGGTGGCGACCATCGCCTTCGGCATGGGCATCGACAAGCCCGATGTCGCCTATGTCTTCCACACCGATATGCCGGGCAGCCTTGAGGCCTACTATCAGGAGATCGGCCGCGCCGGGCGTGACGGACGCAAGGCCGAGGCGCACATGCTTTACGGGCTTGGCGACATCCGTATGCGCCGGCTGTTCATCGATGACGAGGATGCAGCGGTGGAGCACAAGAGGCGCGCGCATCGCCGGCTCGACACGCTTATCGGCTATTGCGAGACGGCGCAATGCCGTCGCCAGGTGCTGCTTGGCTATTTCGGCGAGGAAGCCGAACCTTGCGGCAATTGCGACAACTGCCTGAACCAGGTGCCGCGCGCCGATGGCGCCGCCGAGGCGCGCATCATCCTGGCCGCCGTCGCGCAGAGCGGCGAGCGCTTCGGCGCCGCCCATGTCATCGACATCCTGCTCGGCCATGAGACCGAGAAGATTTTGGCCAGAGGCCATCAGAGGCTGGCCAGCTTCGGCGGCGGCGCGGCGCACAAGAAAGATCTTTGGCTGTCGCTGATCCGGCAGCTTGTCGCCGGCGGTTTCCTCGAGCCGGACCCGAGCGGCCATGGCGGCCTCGCCATTGCTGAAAAAGGCCATGCGCTTGGCCGCGGCGAGGTGCCCTTCCACTACCGCGTCGAGATGCGCAGCCGCGCCCTGCGCAAGATGCGAGCGGCGGAGGGTGCCAACGCCGAAGGCGTCGATGCTTCGCTGCTGGCCACGCTCAAGACGCTTCGCTTGCGTCTCGCCAAGGAGCGCCAGGTGCCGGCCTATGTGGTGTTCTCCGACCGCACGCTGATCGACATGGCTGAACGGCGCCCGCGCGACCTCGACGCCTTCGCCGAGGTCAATGGCGTCGGAGGGGCCAAGCTCAAGGAGTTCGGCGAGATTTTTCTAAAGGCGATTGCCGGACACCAATCCGGCCCATCGAGCTGA
- a CDS encoding ABC transporter ATP-binding protein: protein MSANVAAAAKAASSPDDKSAISVKDMRKCFGDHEVLKGISLEAHKGDVISILGSSGSGKSTMLRCINLLETPDSGEVRVDGELIKMKQSRDGHQAPADMRQVERIRANLAMVFQSFNLWSHMTVLENLVAAPTHVLKRPRAECVEQAEALLKRVGIWERRNYYPPHMSGGQQQRAAIARALAMNPKVMLFDEPTSALDPELVGEVLRVMRSLAEEGRTMLVVTHEMSFARDVSSKVMFLHKGEVDSVGEPKEMFAHPPTQQFGQFIANFNK from the coding sequence ATGTCGGCAAATGTCGCCGCTGCCGCGAAAGCAGCATCGTCCCCGGACGACAAGTCAGCCATCAGCGTCAAGGACATGCGCAAGTGCTTTGGCGATCATGAGGTGCTCAAGGGCATTTCGCTCGAAGCCCATAAGGGCGACGTCATTTCTATCCTCGGCTCCTCGGGCTCGGGCAAGAGCACGATGCTTCGCTGCATCAACCTCCTTGAGACCCCTGACTCCGGCGAAGTGCGGGTCGACGGCGAGCTCATCAAGATGAAGCAAAGCCGCGACGGTCATCAAGCGCCGGCCGATATGCGCCAGGTCGAACGGATTCGGGCCAATCTCGCCATGGTGTTCCAGAGCTTCAATCTCTGGTCGCACATGACCGTGCTCGAGAACCTTGTCGCCGCGCCGACGCATGTGCTCAAGCGGCCGCGCGCCGAATGCGTGGAGCAGGCCGAGGCATTGCTGAAGCGCGTGGGGATATGGGAGCGTCGCAACTACTATCCTCCTCACATGTCAGGCGGCCAGCAACAGCGCGCCGCCATAGCGCGCGCGCTGGCGATGAATCCCAAGGTGATGCTGTTCGACGAGCCGACTTCCGCGCTCGATCCGGAACTGGTCGGCGAGGTGCTGCGCGTCATGCGCTCGCTTGCCGAGGAGGGGCGCACCATGTTGGTGGTAACGCACGAAATGAGTTTTGCCCGCGACGTATCGAGCAAGGTGATGTTCCTTCACAAGGGTGAGGTGGATTCGGTGGGTGAGCCAAAGGAGATGTTCGCGCACCCTCCCACCCAGCAATTCGGGCAGTTTATCGCGAATTTCAACAAGTGA
- a CDS encoding ABC transporter permease, which produces MDFNFYLSTMWSVLKALPLTLEIWFFGIAFGLVIATGLTWLRASGYKSGEYFTRAYVFVFRGSPLLVQLYLIYFGLSQFDFVRHSPILWPILRDPMYCTIVAMALNTAAYESEIFRGALRAVPVGQIEAAKAFGMSPFTRFRIVTLPIALRLALPAYSTEIILMTKATALASVVTIMEMMGTAQKIQHDTFRPIEVLTCAGVIYLLLNLSIARLFAWVEYVLSPHLRPAPDQSQQIKPVPEVL; this is translated from the coding sequence GTGGATTTCAACTTCTACCTTTCGACCATGTGGAGCGTGCTGAAAGCACTGCCGCTGACGCTTGAGATCTGGTTCTTCGGCATCGCCTTCGGCCTGGTCATCGCCACCGGCCTGACCTGGTTGCGGGCCTCGGGCTACAAATCGGGCGAATATTTCACCCGCGCCTATGTCTTCGTCTTCCGCGGATCGCCGCTGCTGGTGCAGCTCTATCTGATCTATTTCGGGCTTTCCCAGTTCGATTTTGTGCGCCACAGCCCGATCCTGTGGCCGATCCTGCGGGACCCCATGTATTGCACGATCGTCGCGATGGCGCTCAACACCGCCGCTTATGAGAGCGAGATTTTCCGCGGCGCGCTCCGGGCCGTGCCGGTCGGGCAAATCGAGGCGGCCAAGGCTTTCGGCATGTCTCCATTCACACGCTTCCGTATTGTCACATTGCCCATAGCGCTCCGCCTGGCCTTGCCGGCCTATTCGACCGAGATCATCCTGATGACCAAGGCGACCGCGCTCGCTTCCGTGGTGACCATCATGGAGATGATGGGAACGGCGCAGAAGATCCAGCACGACACGTTCCGGCCGATCGAGGTGCTGACCTGCGCCGGCGTGATCTACCTGCTGCTCAACCTGTCGATCGCGCGCCTGTTTGCCTGGGTTGAATACGTGCTTTCACCGCATCTGCGCCCCGCGCCCGATCAGTCCCAGCAAATCAAGCCCGTCCCGGAGGTGTTGTGA